In Meles meles chromosome 2, mMelMel3.1 paternal haplotype, whole genome shotgun sequence, the sequence TGTTTTAGTACCTTTAAAGTGGTTAAATGTGATTGGTAAAAAGTGCAActttatctttaaaagatttatttatttatttatttgacagcgagagagagagagagatcacaaataggcagagaggcaggcagagagagagagggaagcaggctccctgccgagcagagagcccgatatgggactcgatcccaggaccctgagatcatgacccgagccgaaggcagcggcttaacccactgagccacccaggcgcccgcaactttatctttaatatttattttatcctatAGGATATCTTATCCTAATAGTTTTGCAATTAAAGGGTGAATACATAGAAAATTTCCATGTCATCATCtccatataaaatttatgtattaaaTGTTATGACCTAACCACTTTTCTGGGTCTTGTGGATAGGTCGCTTaggtgattaaaaataaaaattctgtctAATTCTAAAAAATCACTTTAACAGTAAACGTGGCCTTCTCCTTACCAAATACTTAATTGGCCTatcaacagaaaataataaaataagtcatCTGGCTTGAGTTTCAGCTCATAATCTTTCCTTTAgttagaaataaattaataataaatgataCACTTACTTTTTACCCCTGTTCCTTCtaccaaagcagaaaaaataatttaccaaTTCAGTTGCCAGATACAAACATTCAAAAGTCAGTTTTTATCCTCAAAGAGTGTGCCTAACTCATTGTTGAGGTCTACAGAGGGATTTGgtgaattctttttcttccatttttgttagtttccctttaaaaaacaaaacaagggcgcctgggtggctcagtgggttaaagcctccgccttcggctcaggtcatgatcccagggtcctgggattgagccccgcatgagcctgcttccccctctctctctacctgcctctctgcctacttgtgatctgcctgtcaaataaataaataaaatcttgaaaaaaataaaataaaataaaataaaaaacaaaaccctaaatgCATAGTCACCCTGAAAAGCCAAGAAATGGTTactgaaatatacatttttttaaaagattttatttatttatttgacagagagagatcacaagtaggcagagaggcaggcacggagaggaggaagcaggctccctgctgagcagagagccagatgcgggactcaatcccaagaccctgagatcatgacctgagccgaaggcagaggctttaactcactgagccacccaggcgtccctgaaataCGCATTTTTACTTCATCCCAAACTATTAAAACTACTGAGATCTACCAGACATCTAATGGAACGATGGCAGCCTGCTCACAGCTGAAAGTTGTATTTACAGTTACAGTGAGAATATTTAAGGTTTAATTATCAAGGATTTCTGAgatgatatatataaaatcccCAAGAGAAAAGGCACCCAATGAAAGAGAACTATTAACACTGGAGAAATAGTCCTTTaaatccacactgttttctatatTCACATTTCCTCTTTGGGAATCTTCAGGCACACACAAACCCAGGCCATTAATGGTGCTGGCAGGGAGGGACCAGTGACATGGTGGTGACTGAACTCTATTTCTTGGAGATTTTCCAAAGACACACACCTCTAATACATACACATAAGCTTCCAGTTCTTACTCCCTTAATTCCTGAGtagaaatttaagaagaatgtgttttgTAACTTCCAGGTGACAAAGTCATTCCACTCTTCACGCCCCAGTGTGGAAAATGCAAAGTTTGTAAACACCCGCAAGGCAACTTCTGCTTGAAAAATGAGTAAGTTTCTGATACTCTCCTCACACAGCCAATGGATTTGTGTATAGGTTATGTCCCTGTCTCATGCCCTCTGTGTCTATGTGTTGTACTGGCCAGTCTGAGCAAGCCTCGGGGGTTCATGCAGGATGGAACTACCAGGTTCAGCTGCAGAGGAAAGCCCATCCACCATTTCATCGGCACCAGCACCTTCTCCCAGTACACAGTGGTGGATGAGACTGCAGTGGCCAAGGTCGATGCAGCCTCACCATTGGAGAAAGTCTGTCTCATTGGCTGTGGATTTTCTACTGGGTATGGGTCTGCAGTCAACGTTGCCAAGGTAGGAATGACAATGGGTGATAAAATTGGTTATACTCAGACTATTAGAAACTAAAAGGAGAGCCATTCCTCACAGTAATCAGAGATCACTCTTCATAGATTTGCTGGTAGCTTTCTGCCTTGTTACCACAATAACATTGATATACTCTACACAAATTTAGGATATCAGTTATGAGCACAAAAATGGCCTCGGAAGGAATTGAGGAGCATTTCCTAGAGAATTCATCTGTTTACCACAGATGAAAAAGCTATTGATGCTTAGTTAAGCAAAAGTAAAGTTGTAATTTTCACaattattattacaattattcTTCTCTACTTGTTCTTTATGTGATCACTAAATTTTAGAGCTGGGAGCTCATTTAGTAATTTATTGTATTGCTAGCACCAACATGCATCAGGTAGAGTAGGTTCTGCGAGCTTCTGAGGCAGCAGAAGTCAATGAGATGAAGGGGTTGCCTCTGAGGAGCATCTAGCCCATGGATCCTCTACTCCCAGAATTGAGATCAGCAATAGATTCCAAAGCATTTACTGGCACACCTCCAAAGCAAGAGTCAGCAACCCACCCACTCTGTGGATCCCTGAAAGGGAAGTAATGAAGCTTCAATAATGCATTTGGCATTTAGTCCGGTCATTATGGGATTTCACTGCTGCATCTCATCTGCTgccaagaacacacacacacacacacacacacacacacacacacacacacagagattttAAAGGTGGCAGATTTTAAAGAGCAATTCTTTAAAGCCCCTTCTTCTCAAAGGGTTGGAAATCTCGCAGTATCCCTTCATTTTATGAAGTGGAGGCTCAGCAACATAAAGCTATTCGCCGAAAATCTCACAGCTGGTTAGTGTGAGAGCAGCAACTAGACTTTCTCTAAAAACTGctgaattttaggggcacctgggtggttcagtgggttaaagcctctgccttcgctcaagtcatgatctcaaggtcctgggattcagccccgcattgggctctctgctcagtggggagccggcttacgcctgcctctctgcctgcttgtgatctctctctctctgtcaaataaatagataaaatcttttgaaaaattgcTGAATATTAAATCATGATACAAAATACCTTCACCTTTAAATCAGAATCACAAGTCTCAAAATTTTTCTAAGTAAGGTAAAAAGTGGTCTTGTGTCCCACAGAATGATTACTTGGGACAGGAGAAATATTTTACCCACACGGAAGGCTGATTATAGCAGTTTAGATTTACTAACAGACCAATTTAAATCATTGAGAGCACTTGTTTTCCAAATTTCTGTGGCTCTAGCACTAAGTGCCTTGTGCGATTACATCATCTGTTTGAGAAGCAAGGGCACTCGTAATAATCAATCTTGGCCATTAATAAAATACAGACCAACTTTTCAATGCACTATTGTTTATTAGTACATTCTTAAAAGCAGGGATAACAACCCACAAGACCACAGCAGTCTCAAGCTGTATTATCTTAGTTATCTGTCAAATTTCCCCTGTTCTCAGGCTTTCCTCTAAGCTGAGGATAACTTTTCTATGTTTCACAGCTCATTTCTGCTCTCGTGATACTGGTCATGATATTGAAAGCTCATGAACCGAGGAATTAATTATTGAAGATCTGTTTGGATTATTCTTCAGTACGGTAGAATAATCTTTTCCACTGATTATTTCATTTCCCCAAACTTGCATTTCTGTGCATGATATAATAAAGCTGGGTGTTGATGGATTTGAGCTATTAGATTCTCTTCAAGATGGGAGTCACTGGCATTTAGAGCTTAAAGATCATCCAATGCACTGGCTCCAAACCTGGGCTTCCCAATGGAGTCATCTGGGAACTGGGTCCCACCAGCAGAGACTCTGAGGAAATTGATTATGAGCCGTGACCTGGGCACGGAGAtgttttaaagctccccaggttGAGTCTTACGTCCAGCAGAGTCTAAAAACCACTCATCTAGTTCAACCCTCTTAATTTAAACACAAAGCAACTAAAGCCAAAAGAGATTTGACAGCTGGTTGGACCTAAGAGTTTGAATAGCTTCTCATAACGGACAAGGCATGGCACTTTCCTCAGCTTAGATACTTTCTAGTAATCATTATTTAATCCATTCTTGCATTTTCTGTAAATACAGGTCACCCAGGGCTCCACCTGTGTGGTGTTTGGCCTTGGAGGAGTCGGCCTGTCTGTGATCATAGGCTGtaaagcagcaggagcagcaagGATCATTGGAGTGGACATCAACAAAGACAAATTTGCAAAGGCCAAAGAGGTGGGTGCCACTGAGTGCATCAACCCTCAGGACTACAAGGAACCCATCCAGAATGTGCTGAAGGAAATGAGTGGTGGCGGTGTGGATTTTTCATTTGAAGTCATTGGGCGACTGGACACCATGGTATGTAACAGGAAATGCCCTGAGATACCAGTTTCTAAATCCTGTAGTGTACTTTTAGGCAGCAGAATataactattatatataaataatatttttaaaactatgaatgGTGGTTTTCTATCTCCTGTTGGTTACCTGGGATATTCAATTTTTTACTATGAGAAATCTTTAATTCCATCAGCTAAGCAAATCTGTCTCGATAGTTCCCCTTTAGAG encodes:
- the LOC123937383 gene encoding alcohol dehydrogenase E chain codes for the protein MNTAGKVIKCKAAVLWEIKKPFSIEEVEVAPPKAHEVRIKMVASGICRSDDHVVSGALVSPFPVILGHEAAGIVESIGEGVTTVKPGDKVIPLFTPQCGKCKVCKHPQGNFCLKNDLSKPRGFMQDGTTRFSCRGKPIHHFIGTSTFSQYTVVDETAVAKVDAASPLEKVCLIGCGFSTGYGSAVNVAKVTQGSTCVVFGLGGVGLSVIIGCKAAGAARIIGVDINKDKFAKAKEVGATECINPQDYKEPIQNVLKEMSGGGVDFSFEVIGRLDTMMAALSCCQESYGVSVIVGVPPNSQNLSVNPMLLLTGRTWKGAVFGGFKSKDSVPKLVADFMAKKFPLDPLITHVLPFEKINEGFDLLRSGKSIRTILTF